One genomic region from Edaphobacter dinghuensis encodes:
- a CDS encoding DeoR/GlpR family DNA-binding transcription regulator, giving the protein MIAIALWYAPFMGNKTDNLVARQEFILRNLQATGSVSIDDLCSALGASIATIRRDLEDLENRSLLKRVRGGAIPIGPLFYEPFRHDASFQDKIASFAEEKRRIARAAAELVQTGQTIALSGGTTTTEVVRSLKVLSDISIITNTINVAMELSNRKDIEVIVTGGILRGNWFTLLGPLANAATEMLFADIMFIGVDGIDAQQGLTCTNPAEAEVLRKLAQHSKKKVVVADRSKLGTVSKWLLCKTEEIDCLITDHGATAEAIAPFEKLGISVILA; this is encoded by the coding sequence TTGATCGCAATTGCCCTTTGGTATGCTCCCTTTATGGGGAATAAGACAGATAATTTGGTTGCAAGGCAGGAATTCATTCTTCGCAACCTTCAAGCGACTGGTAGTGTCTCGATTGATGATCTTTGTTCTGCTTTGGGAGCTTCGATTGCGACCATACGGCGCGACCTTGAAGATCTGGAAAACCGGTCGCTGCTCAAGCGCGTTCGCGGAGGTGCTATACCGATCGGGCCACTCTTCTACGAGCCCTTCCGCCACGACGCATCCTTCCAGGACAAGATTGCCAGCTTCGCAGAAGAAAAACGCCGCATCGCACGTGCCGCAGCAGAATTGGTTCAAACAGGCCAAACCATTGCGTTGAGCGGCGGGACAACAACTACCGAGGTCGTTCGAAGCCTGAAGGTGCTCAGCGATATTTCAATCATCACCAATACAATCAATGTCGCGATGGAGCTCAGCAACCGTAAGGACATCGAAGTCATTGTTACCGGAGGCATCCTTCGCGGAAACTGGTTTACCCTGCTCGGCCCTCTTGCGAATGCGGCAACCGAAATGCTCTTTGCGGACATTATGTTTATCGGAGTGGACGGGATTGATGCGCAACAGGGCTTGACCTGCACGAATCCGGCTGAAGCCGAGGTGCTCCGCAAACTGGCTCAGCATTCTAAAAAGAAAGTCGTCGTTGCCGATCGAAGCAAGCTGGGCACAGTCAGCAAATGGCTTCTATGCAAAACAGAGGAAATCGACTGTCTGATCACGGACCACGGTGCAACCGCAGAAGCGATTGCACCGTTTGAAAAACTCGGAATCTCCGTAATATTGGCTTGA